The DNA region AACATACAAACAAATCTACCCCCTAACGACACTTCCGATAGTCGTCGTACAGCTTCAGCAAGTTCACTACAAGACCCTGATGATGCTCGTCCTTCTTCAGTAGACATTAATTTAGAGCAAAATGATCCGATGCGAAACGTCAGATCATCTTCCGTCTCTTCTGTTTCTTCTTCGTCTCAAGGAAATAGTTCTAGGAACGTCGCGGTTTCTAACCTCAAGGACACACGTTTGGATCCCACTGAGCAGTCGCGCATGCGGTTAGAGCGGAAGAGAGCGAGAAACCGTGATGCGGCTCGTAAATGTAGGGAACGAAAGATTCGTTTGATCAAAAGTTTGGAGAAAGATGTGATTCATCTCTCTGAAGAAAACAGGGCGTTGCGTAATCGATTATCTCGCAGCAGAATTGAAGTAGAACGTCTGAAAATGTTTGTTGTCAATCATCTTGACAAGGACTGTCCTGCTTTATCTAGTAAGGTAGCATAAATTCCTCCTCATTAGTAACTAGTTTAATTTTGTCTTAACAATCCTCCTGCTTTCTTATTTTTTGTGTGAAGCGCCAATCGGTAATAAGTTATTTAATTTCGTGTGGTATTTACAAGTATTATCAGTCTAATTTTACCTTGCTTTTTGCCATACAAAGTACATTAACTAGTGACTTTTCATATGTGATTTTGTTCTGTGCACtcatttatttgataatattcGCACTTCGGTCCCATTGTACAGACTCATCTACCTCATCGCTTTTGGCATCTAAAAACTATCCTATTATAAGTCAGATTTTTGTTTGATATTTACTAACCTGTTGTTCAAAGATTATCTTGTGTGCTATTTCAAAAAATCTAACTTATCTAGTCGTGTCTCACTTTTCATTTTATCGGTATACTTTATTACTCATAATTGCTAGGGTATTGTGGATCCCAAACTAAAACATCCTATTTAACGAAGTAATAGTTATTCCTAGGTCAGAAATACGTAAAAGAAACTAAGTGTTTAATTAAAGGATTCAGACCGTCATAAAATACTCGTTGGTTAAACATCGTTCTAGTTTGGTCATGTGTCACTTTCAACTACGTTAAAATTAGTTATTTAGGTTAAATATCCTGGACATCATCGTAAATTCTCTCGTTACCTGGGGGTATATCATTGCCACGTGCAAGTCCTAACTATTTTAGAACTAAATCGCGAAGTGCTGTTATCAAACTAAGTAAAACATCGAAAGTTTTTTGAACATACAAGAAGGGTTTTCACTTCAAAAATACCCTTCTAGGAATAACTATCTCATAGATCATATCTTTTCGTTTAATGCGAGTATATCCTAAACATGACCCACTGTTATGTATATTGTCTTATGAAAATTAACTAGATAGCGAAAGCTGTTAATTAAGAACGTGTTTTGTGATTGATTCACTTGTTGGTTTCTGAAACTAAATATAAACAATTCTCATAACTTTAGACAGCTATAGCGTACTATCAAGTTTAGCTACATATTATAGTTGCTCAGTCACTTGTTCCCGGTAGTCTTTCACAGAGCTGTGCTAGTTATATTTATTTCTCTAAAGAGATCACCAGTCCTGATTTACTTGCTGTGACTTTCATCTTAACGAAAAAAGCTTTTGTCCCTAACCATAATTCACCGCAGAAAATGATCTATTCGACTGTACTACTCCCACGTATTATGTTGTCTGCATCGTATTGTTTCTACTAATCAGTCAAACGCTCCCATGACTTGTTTAAGTATCGTCCGTAAGAACTAGGTACTTAATGGGGGTGCTATGCTAACAGCTACAGCAGCATGTCGATCTCATTAAAAAACGGATTATTGCGGTTACTAGACTATCATAGTAGATTAGTCGGTAACAAACAAGTTCGTGGTATTGTGTTAAAATATCACTAAGTTTATATGTTTTGGTTCATTGCTGTATACCAATCTTGCTACGAGAATAAAAGAATAGTAACTATGATATTCCATTTATATGTACGTATCTCACTAATAATTCGCCCCCATAGATGGAGTTAAATGCTTCTGGGCATTTTCCATATATTTCTGATATATTTTATGATAAAGGGATAAGATCAGTTATCCCAACAACGAGTTGACTGATTACTTTGAATAACCTGTTTTTACTATTCCCCTGACTCTTGTCGAAGTTCTTCACGTATTTTTTTATCTTGACTAAATTATTTAGTGCTTTGTAATTCCTGTAATCTTTATCCATCCTTCGATGG from Schistosoma haematobium chromosome ZW, whole genome shotgun sequence includes:
- a CDS encoding hypothetical protein (EggNog:ENOG4114F48~COG:K); amino-acid sequence: MLGIEPQPELVHHAHIQNQSLDPSLWPLNIQTNLPPNDTSDSRRTASASSLQDPDDARPSSVDINLEQNDPMRNVRSSSVSSVSSSSQGNSSRNVAVSNLKDTRLDPTEQSRMRLERKRARNRDAARKCRERKIRLIKSLEKDVIHLSEENRALRNRLSRSRIEVERLKMFVVNHLDKDCPALSSKVA